A stretch of the Sulfolobales archaeon genome encodes the following:
- the rpmC gene encoding 50S ribosomal protein L29, translating into MSLSPDEIRSMSREEKLRLLQDLMAELAKLRAQASMGTLDKPHKIRITRKNIARILTILREEELGISRRREARGEEKKG; encoded by the coding sequence ATGAGCCTGAGTCCTGATGAGATCAGATCTATGTCACGGGAGGAGAAGCTGAGACTTCTACAGGATTTAATGGCTGAGCTAGCAAAGCTCAGAGCCCAGGCTTCTATGGGCACCCTTGATAAGCCCCACAAGATAAGGATTACTAGGAAGAATATAGCGAGGATCCTAACTATATTGAGGGAGGAGGAGCTCGGAATATCTAGGAGGAGGGAGGCTAGGGGTGAGGAGAAGAAGGGGTAA
- a CDS encoding ribonuclease P protein subunit, producing MRRRRGNLIYHEILGLPVRIVSSLDPGVEGLEGVVVNETMKTITIRSSSGREVTTFKIGTRYRFRIPETGEEVEIDGDMLFGRPEDRVRRIVKR from the coding sequence GTGAGGAGAAGAAGGGGTAACCTTATATACCACGAGATCCTAGGCCTACCGGTGAGGATCGTGTCTTCTCTAGATCCTGGTGTTGAGGGGTTGGAAGGGGTAGTTGTGAATGAGACTATGAAGACCATAACAATAAGATCCTCTAGTGGGAGGGAGGTAACGACATTTAAGATCGGGACTAGATATAGATTTAGAATACCTGAGACAGGGGAGGAGGTTGAGATCGATGGTGACATGCTTTTTGGGAGGCCTGAGGATAGAGTTAGGAGGATAGTTAAGAGGTGA
- a CDS encoding 30S ribosomal protein S17 gives MSTQARKAVTRDIGIRYPGLEPPKEVCSDDKCPWHGSVRVRGLILTGVVSKARMVRTVTVEREYLKYNRKFKRYERRRSKIHAHNPPCVNAKPGDLVVIGETRPLAKSVSFVVLGVIKRGGGQGG, from the coding sequence ATGAGCACCCAGGCTAGGAAAGCTGTTACTAGGGATATAGGGATTAGATATCCAGGGTTAGAACCTCCTAAGGAGGTCTGTAGCGATGATAAGTGCCCGTGGCACGGTAGTGTGAGGGTTAGAGGGCTTATCCTAACAGGTGTTGTTAGCAAGGCTAGAATGGTTAGAACTGTTACTGTTGAGAGGGAGTATCTTAAATATAACCGTAAGTTCAAAAGGTATGAGAGAAGGAGGAGCAAGATCCACGCCCATAATCCACCGTGTGTGAATGCGAAGCCAGGTGATCTAGTGGTTATAGGGGAGACAAGGCCTCTAGCTAAGAGCGTTTCTTTCGTTGTACTAGGTGTTATAAAGAGGGGAGGTGGTCAGGGTGGCTAA
- a CDS encoding 50S ribosomal protein L14, which produces MAKKSLRSKAAFPRRRLTPALVTGSRVVVADNSGAKIGMVIGVPEVKTRLRRQPFASVGDLVVITVKKGTPDTVGQIFYGIVIRQKKPYRRPDGTRVAFEDNAVVIVTPEGTPKATEIRGPVAREAAERWSAIANLATIII; this is translated from the coding sequence GTGGCTAAGAAGAGCCTTAGATCGAAGGCAGCGTTTCCTAGGAGGAGGCTGACCCCAGCTCTTGTAACAGGATCTAGGGTTGTGGTTGCAGATAATAGCGGTGCTAAGATAGGCATGGTCATAGGGGTTCCAGAGGTTAAGACAAGGCTGAGGAGACAGCCATTCGCATCAGTGGGAGATCTAGTGGTTATAACTGTTAAGAAGGGTACGCCAGATACTGTTGGACAGATATTCTATGGGATCGTTATTAGGCAGAAGAAACCATATAGAAGGCCTGATGGCACAAGAGTAGCTTTTGAGGATAACGCTGTGGTCATAGTAACCCCTGAGGGAACCCCCAAGGCTACTGAGATAAGGGGGCCTGTTGCTAGGGAAGCTGCTGAGAGGTGGTCTGCTATAGCTAACCTAGCCACTATAATTATATAG
- the rplX gene encoding 50S ribosomal protein L24: MVLTRSSQPRKQRKALAEAPLHARWRFLNAKLSEELQREYGVKRLPVRVGDTVVIMRGDWKGHEGKVVEVDLKRSRIAVEGVTIKKADGTPVFYMIHPSKVMIKKLGEVDEVRRKIIERRRRGKEKEEKEEKAERGGSSGGGASG, translated from the coding sequence ATGGTCCTCACAAGATCTAGCCAGCCTAGGAAGCAGAGGAAAGCCCTTGCAGAAGCCCCTCTACATGCTAGATGGAGATTCCTTAATGCAAAGCTCTCAGAGGAGCTGCAGAGGGAGTATGGGGTTAAGAGACTCCCAGTTAGGGTTGGAGATACAGTGGTTATTATGAGGGGGGATTGGAAGGGTCATGAGGGTAAGGTTGTTGAGGTAGATCTCAAGAGGTCTAGGATAGCTGTGGAGGGGGTTACGATTAAGAAGGCGGATGGAACACCTGTGTTCTATATGATACACCCATCGAAGGTTATGATTAAGAAGCTTGGCGAGGTTGACGAGGTTAGGAGGAAGATAATCGAGAGAAGGAGGAGGGGGAAGGAGAAAGAAGAGAAAGAGGAGAAGGCTGAGAGAGGCGGGAGCTCGGGAGGTGGTGCAAGTGGGTAG
- a CDS encoding 30S ribosomal protein S4e: MGGSRHLKRLAAPWFYPILRKEYKWVVKPSPGPHSLETSVPLLLVIRDMLKIAQTSREAIKIISDGVIKVDGVVRKSYKYPVGLMDVIEITSSGEIYRVVPYPTVYMKLQPIDRSEAGIKPLRIEDKTTVKGGHIQLNLYGGYNVLVKVSDPRKAEEDVYSTMDTVVITLPDKKIVDHIRFEEGSMVVVIGGRNVGRVGRVLKIVKGMRRYRTLVTLEDPAGHVFQTTADKVYVIGRDKPVITLPPEVFRR, translated from the coding sequence ATGGGTGGCTCTAGACATCTCAAGAGGCTTGCAGCCCCTTGGTTCTACCCAATCCTTAGGAAGGAGTATAAATGGGTTGTCAAGCCTTCTCCAGGGCCTCACTCGCTCGAGACCTCGGTACCTCTTCTCCTTGTTATAAGGGATATGCTGAAGATAGCCCAGACCTCTAGAGAGGCGATCAAGATTATAAGCGATGGTGTTATAAAGGTCGATGGTGTTGTTAGGAAGAGCTATAAATATCCAGTCGGTCTTATGGATGTTATAGAGATCACATCCTCTGGAGAGATCTATAGGGTTGTGCCATATCCCACGGTATATATGAAGCTCCAGCCAATCGATCGCTCTGAGGCTGGTATAAAACCCCTGAGGATCGAGGATAAGACAACTGTGAAGGGAGGGCATATACAGCTAAACCTATATGGGGGGTATAATGTTCTTGTAAAGGTTTCAGATCCTAGGAAGGCTGAGGAGGATGTTTATAGCACTATGGATACTGTTGTCATAACCCTACCCGATAAAAAGATCGTGGATCATATAAGGTTTGAGGAGGGCTCGATGGTCGTTGTTATAGGTGGTAGAAACGTTGGTAGAGTAGGGAGGGTCTTAAAGATAGTTAAGGGTATGAGGAGATATAGAACCCTTGTAACCCTGGAAGATCCAGCAGGACATGTGTTCCAGACAACAGCTGATAAGGTATATGTGATAGGGAGGGATAAACCGGTGATAACACTGCCTCCGGAGGTGTTTAGGAGATGA
- a CDS encoding 50S ribosomal protein L5, giving the protein MMLEDIKPESLPKGLLEIIPLERINKILEDWRSNPLRIPYIAKVTINIGVGESGERLQKAMTLLERLTGRKPVPRAAKKTIREFGVRRGENIAAVVTLRKRDAEEFLKRVLEGVGWRVRASSFDEYGNFSIGIKEYLVLPGAKYDAEIGIFGMDVAVTLERKGYRVMRRRRARSTIPRRHRVSREEAMLLLALKYNVNIIP; this is encoded by the coding sequence ATGATGCTAGAGGATATAAAGCCTGAATCCCTTCCCAAGGGTCTTTTAGAGATAATCCCTCTTGAAAGGATTAACAAGATCTTGGAGGATTGGAGGTCTAACCCGCTTAGAATACCATATATAGCTAAGGTAACAATAAACATAGGCGTTGGGGAGAGTGGTGAGAGGCTTCAGAAAGCAATGACCCTTCTGGAAAGGCTAACGGGTAGAAAGCCTGTTCCAAGGGCTGCTAAGAAAACGATAAGGGAGTTTGGTGTGAGGAGGGGTGAGAATATAGCTGCTGTGGTTACCCTTAGAAAGAGGGATGCTGAGGAGTTCCTAAAGAGGGTTTTGGAGGGGGTTGGGTGGAGGGTTAGGGCCTCCAGCTTCGATGAGTATGGCAACTTCTCGATAGGGATAAAGGAGTATCTAGTTCTGCCAGGTGCTAAATATGATGCGGAGATAGGGATCTTCGGTATGGATGTAGCTGTAACTCTAGAGAGGAAGGGCTATAGGGTTATGAGAAGGCGTAGAGCAAGATCTACAATACCTAGGAGGCACAGGGTTTCGAGGGAGGAGGCTATGCTTCTATTGGCGCTTAAATACAACGTTAATATAATACCATAG
- a CDS encoding 30S ribosomal protein S14 — protein MGKYRPRAERKMGRGVQVCRRCGSRDAVIQKYGIYLCRQCFREVARSIGFRIYM, from the coding sequence ATGGGGAAGTACAGGCCTAGGGCTGAGAGGAAGATGGGGAGAGGCGTTCAAGTGTGTAGAAGATGCGGCTCTAGAGATGCTGTTATACAGAAATACGGTATATACCTCTGTAGACAGTGCTTCAGAGAGGTAGCAAGATCTATAGGGTTTAGAATCTATATGTAG
- a CDS encoding 30S ribosomal protein S8, translating into MVVLDPLANALTAITNAEMRSKPEVVVYPASKLIAATLRVMQRYGYIGEFEYIDDGRWGKIKIQLLGRINKAGAIKPRYSVSYRDLLRMPPHIRRYLPSRDIGLIIISTSAKGVISHREAIEARIGGVAIAYVY; encoded by the coding sequence ATGGTGGTTCTAGACCCCCTAGCAAATGCTCTAACAGCTATAACAAATGCTGAGATGAGGAGCAAGCCAGAGGTAGTTGTATACCCAGCATCAAAGCTTATAGCAGCTACGCTTAGGGTTATGCAGAGATACGGCTATATAGGGGAGTTCGAGTATATCGATGATGGTAGATGGGGTAAGATAAAGATCCAGCTTCTAGGTAGGATAAACAAGGCCGGGGCTATAAAGCCTAGATACTCGGTAAGCTATAGAGATCTCCTTAGAATGCCCCCACATATTAGGAGATACCTACCCTCAAGAGATATTGGGCTGATTATTATAAGCACCTCAGCTAAAGGTGTTATAAGCCATAGAGAGGCTATAGAGGCGAGGATAGGGGGTGTAGCTATAGCATACGTATACTGA